TCTTCATAATTGCATTATACTCCCTTTAATTTATTGATCAGTAAAAATAAGCCCCAAATGGAGAAAGTGGGAAACAATGGAGGAACCTCCTTTCCTGTTTAAAGGCATATATGTACTATCTGTATAACCACTATATATTCGACATGAAATGACAAAAAATAATAGTAAAACATTATTTTTCTAAGAATTGTAACAATTGCTGTATCAATGCTCAATGTTCATAGAAAGACTCTGGGCCATCCATTATTCATGGAAGCGGTTATTTTAAGAGGACAGGGGACTCACCCCGTTTTATAAACAGATGCAAATAAGCAAAAAATTCTTTTGGGAAATTCGTTGTAAATACAACGGACAGAATCCCGGCAGCATAGTATGATAACTCCAGAAAGCAAACAACAGGAGGATATGAGGGATGGTTCGTAGAATTATTCAGATTGATAAAGAAAAATGCAATGGATGTGGTCTTTGTGCGGCGGCATGTCATGAGGGAGCCATTGGAATGGTAAATGGAAAAGCAGAGCTTATGCGGGATGATTACTGCGATGGATTAGGGGATTGCCTTCCTGCATGTCCTACCGGGGCCATCACATTTATAGAAAGAGAAGCAGCCGCTTATGATGAAGAGGCGGTGGCATTGAATAAGAAAAAGGCTGGGGGAAAAGGAAATGCTTCCTTTAGCAGATGTCCTGGAAGCCGGGCCATGAAGATCGAGCGCGGGGCTGAAGCTAAGAAGACGGAAGAGGTCCCTATTCAGTCCCAGTTAAGACAGTGGCCGGTGCAGATCAAGCTGGTTCCTGTGAAAGCGCCTTATTTTGAAGAGGCAGATTTATTGATCGCAGCGGATTGCAGCGCCTATGCTTATGGAGACTTTCATCAGAAATTCTTAAAGGGAAAGGTCGTTCTTGTAGGATGTCCCAAGCTTGACCAGGTGGATTACAGCGAAAAGCTGGCAGAGATCATAAGGAACAACGCCATTCAAAGCATTACGGTCGTCCGGATGGAGGTACCATGCTGCGGCGGTCTGGAACATGCGGCTTTAAGAGCTCTTGAGGACAGCGGAAAAGAAATTCCCTGCCAGGTCGTTACCATCTCTGTTGATGGAAATATTATATAAAATTAAAAACGGAATCCGGCAGGTAATGATGCCGGATTCCGTTTTTTATACAGGCTTTAAAGGCTGGGACGGACAGGAAGATAGAAATTATCCTTCATGGAAATCTTCTTTTAAGGTGAACCGGTTCTTCTTATAGGTTAAAATTCCTTCGTCCTGTAATTTGCTCATTTCATTGGACAGGGCGCTGCGGTCAATGGACAGGTAATCCGCCAGCTGCTGCCTGTTAAATGGAATATCAAAGGTAGAGGAATTGTTTTTTAAGGATTCGGCGGAAAGGTAGGAGAGCAGTTTTTCCCTGATGGTCTTTTTGGACATATGCTGCATTTTTTTTGTGAGGGTCAAATTCCTTCTGGCAATGGAAGATAAAAAATTTTGTAACAGACGTGTATGAAAGGTGCATGCGGAAGTGCACACATGCAGAATCTTGTTAAAGTCCATAAACAGCACATCGCATTCAGAGTCGGAGATAACACTCATTTCAATCGGTATGGAGGGGATGCAGGCATAGGTTTCCGCAAAAATAGTGCCTGGCATAACATCGGAAATAATGGTCCGTTTGCCCCAGAAATCCTCCTGTATGATAAGAGCGGACCCTGAGAGAAGCATTCCAACGGAACGGATGTAGTCCCCGCTTCTTATGATAAATTCTTCTTTTTTAAAATGCCTGATCCGGGCCGACAGGCAATTTAACATTGCGCTGATCTCCTCTGGCTGGACTCCGGAAAACAGGTTAGATTTTTTTAATACGGATAAGTATTCCTCCATTTGCCGTCTCCTTTTAAATTATTTTTATAATGTTGTAATTACAACAGAAATGTTGAAATTATTATATTATAATCTGTTTATAAAAGCAAGAGAAAAACAAGGAGGCAGACAAATGTCAGAGAAATTTATTAAAAATATAAAGCATGAAGAAATCGTAATGTTATCTGATCTGGTTCAGGCAAATGAAGGCCAGATCGTCAGCAAGACCCTTGCACAGAATGAAGCTCTCAGCATTACGTTATTTGCATTTGATAAAGGGGAAGAAATCAGTACCCACGAATCCAACGGGGATGCCATGGTGACTGTTTTGGAAGGAACCGGAAAATTTACGGTAGATGGTAAGGAGTATCTGTTAAATGCAGGAGAGACCCTTATCATGCCTGCTAAAAAGCCACATGCAGTTTATGCACAAGAACGCTTTAAGATGGAATTGGTCGTGGTATTTTAACCAGTTGGAATGAAAAGGACAAAATAGAAAGGTTGAATAAATATATGGATAGTAAGATGTTTTGCTTTCAGTGTGAACAGACGGCAGGCTGCAGCGGCTGTACGGGCAGCGCAGGAGTGTGCGGCAAGTCAGCCAGCACTGCAAATTTGCAGGATGAACTGACAGGCGCCCTGATCGGTCTGGCAAAGGCCTGCGGCAATAATTCTCCTTTGGAGACAACCACAAGAATCCTTGTGGAAGGGCTGTTCACCACCATTACAAATGTAAACTTTAATGATGAAGTTTTAATAAAGATGATCAAAAGGGTGCGGGAAGAAAAAGAAAGAATCGTGCCGGATTGCAGCAAATGCACCTCTGTCTGCGGAAATACTTCTGATTATGATATGAAGAACATCTGGGATGCACAGGAAGATATCCGTTCCTTAAAGTCTTTGATTTTATTCGGACTTCGCGGCGTTGCGGCCTATGCCTACCATGCCATGGTGCTTGGATATGAAGATGAAGGGGTCAATCATTTCTTCTATAAGGCTCTGTCAATCATCAGCTATGATCTGACCATGGAGCAGCTTCTTCCGGTGGCCCTTGAAGTGGGAGAGGTAAATTTAAAATGCATGGAACTTCTGGATAAAGCAAACACCACTGCATTTGGGACTCCTAAGCCGGCCAAAGTACCTCTTACCATTGAAAAAGGTCCGTTTATTGTAATCACCGGACATGATTTATATGATTTAAAACAACTCCTTG
The nucleotide sequence above comes from Lacrimispora sp. BS-2. Encoded proteins:
- a CDS encoding Crp/Fnr family transcriptional regulator is translated as MEEYLSVLKKSNLFSGVQPEEISAMLNCLSARIRHFKKEEFIIRSGDYIRSVGMLLSGSALIIQEDFWGKRTIISDVMPGTIFAETYACIPSIPIEMSVISDSECDVLFMDFNKILHVCTSACTFHTRLLQNFLSSIARRNLTLTKKMQHMSKKTIREKLLSYLSAESLKNNSSTFDIPFNRQQLADYLSIDRSALSNEMSKLQDEGILTYKKNRFTLKEDFHEG
- a CDS encoding 4Fe-4S binding protein, producing the protein MVRRIIQIDKEKCNGCGLCAAACHEGAIGMVNGKAELMRDDYCDGLGDCLPACPTGAITFIEREAAAYDEEAVALNKKKAGGKGNASFSRCPGSRAMKIERGAEAKKTEEVPIQSQLRQWPVQIKLVPVKAPYFEEADLLIAADCSAYAYGDFHQKFLKGKVVLVGCPKLDQVDYSEKLAEIIRNNAIQSITVVRMEVPCCGGLEHAALRALEDSGKEIPCQVVTISVDGNII
- a CDS encoding cupin domain-containing protein → MSEKFIKNIKHEEIVMLSDLVQANEGQIVSKTLAQNEALSITLFAFDKGEEISTHESNGDAMVTVLEGTGKFTVDGKEYLLNAGETLIMPAKKPHAVYAQERFKMELVVVF